Genomic DNA from Hymenobacter jejuensis:
GTGGCCACGCCTAGTTGCGCCATAATGCCCACGATGGCTTGATCCCCCTGCCACGATTGCTGTCGTAGGCCGGGCAGCGTAATCTCGGAGCCGGGGGGTGCTAACGCAACCATTGCGTACCAATAACTCGCTGCCGACCAGTCGCTTTCAATGGTGTAATCGGCGGGATGATAGGGCTGCGGCCGCACTTCAATAGCAGCACCCAAATCGCGACAATTGTTGCCGAAATGCTGCATCAAGGACTGCGTCATGCGGATGTAGGGCCGGGAGCCGACTTTGCCAGTAAGCCGGATGCGCAAGCCCGCCGGCAACGTTGGCCCGATCATCATCAGGGCCGAAATGTACTGGCTGCTGATATCGCCGCGCACGCTTAGCTCAACTGGTTCGGTGGCGGTCAAATCTGGCTGCCACCCTTGCAGACGCAACGGCGGATAGCCCTGGTTAGCAGCGTATTCGATGGTAGCTCCCAGTTGTCGCAACGCGTCCACCAAAATGCCAATGGGTCGTTCTTGAGCGCGGGGGGTGCCCGTGAGCAGCACCCGCCGATCAGTAACGGTGAGGTAGGCCGTCAGAAACCGCATGACGGTGCCAGCGTCTTCGGCGTCCACTACTTCGGCGTTCGGCTCGGCTAGCAAGCGACGCATCAGTTGCGTGTCGTTGGCATCCGAAAGATTGTCGAGCTGGCCGCCGCCGGCGAGCGCTTGCAGGATGAGGGCGCGGTTGCTCTCGCTCTTGGAAGCGGGCAGTTGGGCCGTACCACCGAGCTGGCCACCGAGCCAGCGCAGGGTCAGAGAAGACTGAGCGTTAATAACTTACTACTTTAAAGATGAAACTCTGAGGCCGACTGTATGGCTACAGGCGGTGGTAATAACGCAAGGAATCGATGATTTCTGCAAGCGTCACCGGCTGGTCGTACACGGCGCTACCAATGCGTTCCAGCAAGGTACAATTGATCACATCGCCTGCGTTTTTCTTGTCCTGCCGGGCGTATTCGGCGATGGCTTCGGTTTCCAGCAGGATAAACTGAATCTTTTCGAACACCGAAAAGAGGAAGGTTTCGATCTTGTCGAGGGCGTCTTCATCGAGCAACCCTTTTTTTACCGAAAGCCACGTTTCGCACACCATGCCAGCAGCTACGGCCTCGCCGTGTAGCACTTCGCGGCCCGGTTGCGTTAGTAAGTAACTCTCAATGGCATGGCCGACCGTGTGCCCGAAGTTAAGAACTTTCCGCAGGCCACCCTCCAAAGGGTCGGCGGCTACAATGCGCTGCTTGGTAGTCACGGATTCGCGGATGATGCTGGTCCAGTCATCGACAAAAAGGCCGTTGTGGCGCTCGGTGTTAAACGCCTCTGCATCAGCAATTAACCAATGCTTCACGATTTCGGCATAACCAGCTTTGAGCTGACGCGGATCAAGTGTGGTCAGAAACTGCGGCTCGATAAAAACGCCCGCAGGCTCCTGAAATACGCCCAATTGGTTTTTGAAACCCAGAAAATCGACGCCGGTTTTACCCCCGACGCTAGCATCTACCTGCGCTAGCAGTGTGGTTGGCACCTGGGCGCAACGAATGCCCCGCTTGTACAAAGCGGCGCAAAAGCCCCCCAAATCGGTTACTACGCCCCCACCCAAGTTTACGAGCACCGAAAATCGGTCGGCGCGCTCTTCGGTCAGGGTAGTCCAGACGGTGTCGCAGGTCTGGATCGTCTTGTACTCCTCCCCGGCCGGAATTTCAATCAATACATGGTCTATGGGCAAGTGTGGCTTCAACTGCGGGTAGCAGACACGCGCCGTATTGGAATCTGCCAACACCAGCACGCGGCTGACTGCTGGCTGACGCAACAGAGTAGCCAAAGCAGGCAAAGCTTCTGGGCCGATTACCAAAGATTGGTCTGAAAATTGTAGCATTAAAAGAAATATTTGTTCTGCTTCTGTGTTTTACCACACAAAAATACCTTGTTTTGATGCAACCCTGTCTGGTACGTTCTGCTCATACATTCACAAACTAGTTTTGCCTATTTAAGAATTTTATGCACTTTTTTTATCGGGTTTTAGCTATGGGCTGCTTGGTTGGCCTTGCTATAGTTACGTGGAATTGCAGTCGCGATTCCGTGCCCACCGTCGAAGAACAATTAGTAGGCCGTTGGGAGTGGGTTCAAACTACAACTAAATCCGGTGTGAACGCCGCTACGCCTAGCAACACGGGCCATACCAACGTTATCGAATTCGACCGGCGTGGCCGCGCTCGTTTCTACCACGACGGCAGCCTGACGGGAGCCGCCATGTTTTCGGTCCGCCGGGGAGTAAGCGCCAAAAACCACCGCAAAGGCCATTTTATCATCTACCGGGGCTATAATAACGAGCAGTTTTGCTCAGTCTCCGGTGATAAACTGTTCTTGGAGGACGCGGGTGGCACGAAAGGTAGCCACGTGTTTTTCAAAGAAGCATCGCATCGCAAATTTGCTACAGCAATGAACCAGCAATAAGAAACGCGTTATCCACATAAGCATCTGACAATCTGATACTTATGTGAATAACGCGTTTCTTGCTTTTCCCTGAGGTGCTGAACTTGTGCTATTCTGGGCGGTTGAGCACTTCCGTTTGCTTTCGAATACTTTCCAAATGGATGAGCTTATACAGCTCGGCCACGAATTTCTCGTTGACGTGCAGCTTGGCTGCCCATTCCGGCCGCGACGTGAAGATTTCGTTCCAGCGATCCAACTGCAGAATCTTGACGTTGTTTTCTCGCTTGTATTCGGCCAGCTCCTCTACCAAAGCCATGCGCCGGGCCAGCGCTTCGACGATTTCGCGGTCGGCCACATCCATTTTCTGCCGTAGCTCCTCAGCCTTATTAATGTAGTCGGCGTTGTTGCTGGAGCGGTAGCGGTACTTGAGTTCACCTAAGATTTCGCCGAGCCGCGCAGGCGTCACTTGCTGCTCCGCATCGCTGAGGGCATGGTCGGGGTCGGGGTGGGTTTCGATGATCAGCCCATCGTAATCGAGGTCGAGTGCTTTCTGGGCGATGGGCAAAATCAGGTCGCGCTTGCCGCCCATGTGGCTCGGATCGCAAATCAACGGAATGTGTGGAAAGCGAGTTTTGAGTTCAATGGCGATTTGCCAAGTCGGCGCGTTGCGGTAACGCGAAGGCGCAAACGTGCTGAACCCACGGTGAATCGCCGCCAAGTCCCGGATGCCGGCGCGCTCCAGCCGCTCCAACGCCCCGGCCCACAGTGCCACGTCGGGGTTGACCGGATTTTTGACCATGACGGGCACGCCTGTTCCAGCCAGCGCATCGGCCAATTCCTGCACAGCAAACGGGTTGACGGTGGTACGCGCCCCAATCCAGAGTACATCGACGTCGTGTGCTAGCGCCTCTTCGACGTGGCGCGGCGTGGCTACTTCGACGGTAACGGGGATGCCGACTTCGGTGCGCACGCGTTGCAGCCACTTCAGGCCCACCGTGCCGATGCCCTCGAAGGAGCCGGGCCGGGTACGTGGCTTCCAGATTCCCGACCGGAACAAATCCACGCCTAAATCCTTAAGGGCCCAAGCCGTAGTCAAGATCTGGGCCTCGGTTTCGGCGCTGCACGGCCCGGCGAAAATCAGGGGTTGGCCCTTGGCAGCTAATTTGCGAGTGAAGAAAGTATCGGTAGCAGCAGTGGTTTCCATAACTAATAACAGAACAAACAAGACCGGCAAAAGATGCAGGCCCAAGCTGCACGCTCCACCCGGAAAAGATTTGGCGGGAAGGTAACTCTGTCCGCCGAAACGATGTTTAAAAGTATCTTCGCCCACCCAAAATCCCCGCCCAAATTTTGCTTCGTATGCCTGTAACCCAAGCTCCGCCCATTTCCTTCGAAGACACGGCCGTCGCGTTTGCCTCCAAACCCGATTTTGCACTGCGCAAGATGTACGCCCTGTTCGCCGCCATGAACAACAACACGCTAGTGAAAGCCGGCGGCGGCCTGATGAAAGTCGCCCTGAAATGGCATCTTCCTGGTACTAAGGCACTTATAAAAAGCACCATTTTCAACCAATTTTGCGGGGGCGAAACCATCAAGCAATGTGTGCCGGTAGTAGAAGAGCTAGGCCGCTATAACATCGGCACCATTCTGGACTATTCGGTGGAGGGTGAAGGCAGCGACAAAAGCTTCGACCACACCCGCGACGAGATTCTGGCGACCATCGATCTGGCGCATCGCTCCAAGCACATCCCCTTTTCGGTGTTTAAAGTAACCGGCCTCGCCGATAGCGGAGTGCTGGAGAAAGTACAGGCTAGCCAGCCTCTATCGGCCGCCGAGCAGGCCAGCTACGATCGCTCCAAAGCCCGCGTCGATGCCATTTGCGAGCGGGCTCACCGCTATGGCGTTCGGGTGTTCGTGGATGCCGAGGAAAGCTGGTTTCAGGAGACCATCGACAACCTCGCCTACGACATGATGGCCAAGTACAACCGCGAGTCGGCCATCGTTTTCAACACCTATCAGCTGTACCGCCACGATCGATTAGAAGCCATTCAGCGCGACTGCGAAAACGCCCAGCGCGATGGTTATTACCTAGGAGCCAAGCTGGTGCGCGGGGCTTACATGGAAAAAGAAGCCCGTCGGGCCGTGGCGCAGGGGTATCCTACTCCTATTAACCCCACGAAGGAGGCATCAGACCAGCTTTACAACGACGCATTGCGTTATTGCGTGGAACACGTTGGCCGCATCAGCATTTGTGCCGGCACGCACAACGAAGCTAGCTCGCTGTTGCTCACGCAGTTGATGCAGCAACATGGCCTACGCCCCGGCGACCAGCGCATCTGGTTTGCCCAACTCTATGGCATGAGCGACAACCTGAGCTATAATTTGGCCAATGCGGGCTACAACACGGCCAAATATGTTCCTTACGGCCCCGTGGAGGCCGTAATGCCATACCTGCTTCGCCGCGCCGACGAGAATACGGCCATTGCCGGGCAGAGCAGCCGGGAGTTTTTATTAATCCAGAAAGAAATTTCGCGGCGTAAGTCTATTAGATAGGATTTTTTCCTATCGGCACAATTTTAGCTTGAAAGTTCCTCCTGCTTGGGCACCCACCACAAGCAGGAGGCTTTTTTTTGCTAATTTCCCACCCCTAATCCCTTCTTTATTCGCTGATGAACGGCAGAGTACGCAGCCATCTGATTCGCTTTTCCCGCCACCAGGTGGGCACCACTAGCTACCTCAACTTGGTTCAGGAAGCCGAGCTAGGGTTCAACCTGGAGATTTCGCACGAGAAAGCGCGCCTAAACGACATCCTGTCCGAAATTTCCGAGAAGGAATTTCATGCCGGGCGGCCTTTGCTGAGCTGCTTGGTAACCGTGAAAGGCGCTAAAGGACAAGGAGATAATTTTTTTAAGCTCTGCGAACGCCTCGGGTTGGGAGAGTGGCGCACGCTAAAACAAGATCCCGATTTCCTAAAAAACCTGCGCACTGAGTGCCGTGCTTTCTGGAAAGACGAAGCAAATTTTAAGCGCTTTGCATAGAATAGGGATGGATTGAGGAATTGTGTAAAGGGAAAAATGAGCTAGCCCGAATTGACTTGCAGGATAAATTTCTGTAACCCCCGCGTCTGGCTCATCGTTAAGCTAACCAAGTCAGCGATACCAGCTTCCTTTCCAACTGCTGGTATGTGTGACTGTTATTCTCCCTTTCACATAACTATCCACCCCCATGAACACCAACGATTCAATCAACCCGACGAATTCAGGCACTGGCTCAGGCGCAAACTATGGTACTGGCTCGGCCGGTAGCGGTTACGGCACAGGCAGCGAAGCCAGTTCGAGCGGCAATATGAGTAATTCTACCACTGGCGATTCTAGCTTGGCTGGTTCTACCGGTTCTACTTCTTCAAGCACTACTTCAGGTTCTAACCTGTCGGGCAGCAGCGACTCTTCTTATAGCTCAACTTCGGGCTCTACCTCGGGTGGCATGCTGACCAGCACGTTCAAAGACCGTGACAGCGCCGAGCGTGCTTACAACTCACTATCGTCGCGCGGTTACGGCAAAGACGATGTGAACTTGCTCATGTCGGATGAAACCCGCAAAAAGCATTTTGGCGATAATACTCCTGATACCGACCTAGGCGACAAGGCCATGGAAGGCGCTGGCGTAGGTTCGGCCATTGGTGGTACTGCCGGTGCCGTAATCGGCGCTATCGCGGCCATTGGTACTTCAGTAGCCTTGCCAGGCTTGGGCTTGGTGATTGCAGGCCCGATTGCAGCTGCCTTGGCAGGTGCCGGTGCGGGCGGTCTGACGGGTGGCTTAGTAGGCGCTCTAGTAGGCTCGGGCATCCCAGAAGATCATGCTGCTCAGTATGAGAGCGATATCAAAAACGGCGGCATCGTAATGGGCGTGAAACCCCGCAACGACGAAGACGCTCGTTATTTCGAAGATGAGTTCCGTCGCAACCAAGGCGACCGTGTAGCTCGTTTTTAGTAGCTGCTAAAGCTCATTAAATACAAAATGCCCTTCCCCACGGAAGGGCATTTTTGTTTATACAGAGAGGTAGAGAAAATAATTTCGGCCGGCCAATCCGCTGCATTTTCGTTTTGGCAGGATTTTTTCAAAATAGAGTACTTCCGTCGCAAATTCGGTGCAACTTAGCCTTGTGCTACTGTGCCTTTTTGCTACCGACGAAAACAGCAGGGCACTTATTTAGCCGTTGTTGGCGTTTTCAGGTAAACCGGCTCATCATGCCTTGCGTAAGCCTCAGAGCCGCTTTTACTTAAACTTGATTTTACCATCTTACTGCCATTTCCATGTCTTCCCCCCGACTCAAAATAGGCCTATATGCCTCCTTGGTGTTGGCCGTCTTTGTGCTGGCTTCCTACAAATTGTACCGGCGCAACGACGCACGCGCACCCCAGAAAGACGAGGTTCTGATTAAGGCCATGTTGCAGGGGCTCACCGTCGCGCACTACCAGCCCGAGAAGATAGACGACACCTTCTCGAAGCGCGTGTACGACTTGTATCTCAAGCGCCTAGACGTCAACAAGAAGTTCTTGCTTCAGACAGACGTAGCCCAACTAGCTAAGTACCAAAACGATATCGACGACGAGGTAAAACGTGGTTCGCACGAGTTCCTCGACCTGAGCACCCAGATGGTGACGCAGCGTACCAAGGATATCCAAGCCTTGTACCGCGACATCCTGTCCAAGCCCTTCGACTTCACGACCGAAGAGTCGTTTGAGACAGAACCCGATAAGATGACGTTTGCAGCCGACAAAGCTGCCCAGCGCGAAGATTGGCGCAAGTTCCTGAAGTATCAGACCATGATCCGCGTGTCGGAGATGATGGACGAGCAGGCCAAGAAGAAAGACAAACCGCTGGCAGCTACTTCGGTAACGCCTTCTGCTGCAACCACTTCTGAGCCAATTCGCACTCCTGCCGAAATGGAAGTCGAAGCCCGCAAGCGTGTGCTAAAGTATTTCGACGACCAGTTCAACGACTTGCTCCAAAACGACGCCGACGATCGCTTAGCCGTGTATGCTAATACGATTGCTAATACATATGATCCTCATACTGAGTATTTTGCACCAAAAGACAAAGACGCTTTCGATTTGGCCATGACGGGCCGTTTTGAAGGCATCGGCGCCACGTTGCAAGAGAAGGATGGCCAGATCAAAGTAAACGACATTGTGCCCGGCAGTGCTTCCTATCGCCAAGGAGAGCTGAAAGCCGGCGACATTATTCTGCGGGTAGCGCAAGCAGCTGAAGAGCCCGTATCGGTAGAAGGCTGGCGCTTGGACAAAGCCATCACGCTTATTCGAGGCAAGAAGGGCACCGAAGTGCGCCTGACGGTCCGTAAGGCCGACGGCAGCACGAAAGTGATCCCTATTGTGCGCGACGTGGTGGTAATCGAAGAAACCTACGCGCAGTCGGCTACAATCAACGAAGGCGGCAAGAAAATCGGCTACATCAAGTTGCCAGGCTTCTACGCTGACTTCAACGAAAATGGTGGCCGCAGCAGCGCCGAAGACGTAAAGAAAGAGCTGGCCAAACTGCAACAGGAAAACGTGCAGGGCGTGGTACTTGACCTGCGCTTCAACGGCGGTGGCTCTTTGCAAGACGCTGTAGAAATGGCTGGTCTGTTCATCGACAACGGTCCTGTGGTGCAAGTAAAAGGTAGCCAAGGCGCCGCTAGCGTTCTGACCGACAAAGATCCACGCGTACAATACAGTGGCCCGCTGGTCTTGCTGGTGAATAAGTACAGTGCTTCCGCTTCCGAGATTTTGGCGGCCGCTGTGCAGGATTACAAGCGCGGCGTGGTAATGGGGACTACTACCTACGGCAAAGGCACGGTGCAGCGCATCTTCGATCTGGACGATGCTTTGCCTTCTGAATTCAACAATCTGAAGCCTTTCGGCTCGCTGAAGCTGACGACGCAGAAGTTTTACCGGATCAACGGTGGCTCTACCCAGTTTAAAGGTGTAGTTCCGGACATCATGGTGCCCGATGCGTATGCTTTCCTCGACCAAGGCGAAAAGGAATCGGATTATCCGTTGAAGTGGGATGAAATCAGCCCAGCTCGTTATAAGACCTGGAACGACGCTCCACAAATTGCCAAGCTCAACGACAGCAGCAAGAAGCGCGTGGCTACCAACCCCAGCTTCCGGTTGATGAGCGAAATGGTACAGCGCATGGTCAAGCGGAAGAACGACACGATGGTGTCGCTGAAGCTGGCTGCGTACCGTGCCGAGCAGCAGAAAGCCAAAGTGGAGTCGGATAAATACGAAGAGGTACAGAAGGCCGCTCAAGCGCTAGCTATTGCACCGCTGGCTGTTGATCTCAAAGCCAAAGGCAGCGATTCGGTACAAGTAAACCGCGCTTCACGTTTCGTGAAGCCTCTGAAGAAGGACATCATCCTTCACGAGGCCGTTTCGGTAATCAAAGACGAAATCTAGAGTTTCGTAGAGAAAGAAAAAGCCCTCGTGCCTTATGGCGCGAGGGCTTTTTCTTTGTTTTTTCCGTTTTGACAATTAAATTAGTAAATCGACCTGGATTTCCTGTTCTAAAACAATCTGTTGTTTTATACATAAATTATTGATTATCAACGTTTTATACACTCTTAAACATGGCAAATATTTTTAGTAAATATGCAACTCAAAGCTTACTGTTCCTGTTTACTTAGCATGACAACGATAACGGAAAACAACATCTTCCCGCTCGTGACTGACGAGCAGAAGCAAGCTGAGGAAACGTGGCGCAAATCCATTCCAGCCCAGGTTTTCCTCAACTACTTTTTTGCGATCAACTACCACATCCAGGAGTACGACGATGAGGCGGGTGGTTTGCAACATCTCCCCTATTTCCGCGCGCACCAAGCGGAGTTGACGGATACAGACGTGCAGGCCATCACAAAGCTGTTGCACGCTTGCTGGAGCACGGAGTACGCATTGAGGACCACCGCCGAGTTAGGCGACGAAGATTACCTGCGTAATGCGTTGCACTGGACTTTCCCCCAGGCTTACCACACCATCATGGCCGGTTTGCAGGGCTTTCTGTACACAACCGGGGTACGTTCTAATAATCCGTCGTTGGTGCGCCGCGAGGTAGGCCGATTGGTGGTGAAGAATGCCTATCCGCGCCCGGTGTCGTTCTATGCCGCTGGCCCGTATGGTGACTTCAGCATCCACCGTTTGCCTTTGGCCGGTTATAAGGCGGGGTTGCACATCGCGGCCAAAGAGATTGATGCTCAGGCTCAGATCGGGCAGTTCCTACGCACCACCCGCCGCATGAAAGCCCAGTGGACGCGTCAGCAGGTGCAGGCTAATCCCAACACGGCCTTGCGCAGCCAGAAGACAGGCAAGCTGCTCGACAAGTGGACTGCTTCGCATTGGCAGCAGATTACGTGGCGCTTGGGTTATACCACCATCTTCGACCTGCTAGGCCGTCTGCAAATCTCCCAGACCAGCCGTGAGATCGAGCGTTATGTGGAAGCCGAAATCGACTTCAAGCTGTTTCACCAATCGCTGCTCAACATTGTGAGCTTCCTGAATGGAATTCATGAAAGCTACATCGCGAAAGCAGTAGGTTTGGCACGATATCAGCAAATAGTAGCTGAGCTGCCTAAGCACCTGCAAAACAGCTTCGTAGCCGAGCGTTTGCGTAGCAAAGTCGAGCCGCTACTCACGGGCGAAGCTCCTACGCAGATGAACATTGCTGCTTAATAGCACTGCTTTTTTACCCACTACTGCATATAGACCTAAGCGCCGCCCCACTGGGACGGCGCTTTTTATTTGTGGCGCCCCGTAGTGCCAATGAATCTGTTAAAATCTGCAGTTAGAGTTTACCTTTGCAGGCTTATTCAACGACACTCCCCATGCAGCACCTCAGCGAACAGGAACAGATACGCCGCCAGAAGCTGGAGGAACTTCAGAAGCTCGGCATCGAGCCGTATCCTTCCGAGCTATTCGATGTGAATTTTTACGCCCAGGAAATTCTGGACAACTACCATCCTGAACTCAACAACTTCCAGGACGTGAGTCTGGCCGGCCGGGTGATGTCGGTGCGCGTGAAAGGCAAGGCTTCGTTTGCGGAACTGCAGGACGCTTCGGGCCGCATTCAGCTCTACATCAACCGCGACGAAATCTGCCCCGGCGACGACAAAGAGCTGTATAACACCGTGTTTAAGAAGCTGCTGGACCTCGGCGACTTCATTGGGGTAAAAGGCCGCGTCTTCGTGACGATGGTAGGCGAGACGTCTATCCACGTCACTGGCTTCACGCTGCTTAGCAAGAGCTTACGCCCGCTCCCCGTAGTGAAGGAGCGCGTTGACGAAGCTACTGGCGAAAAAATCACCTACGACGCCTTCACCGACCCCGAGCAGCGCTACCGCCAGCGCTACGTCGATCTGGTCGTCAATCCGCAGGTGCGCGACACCTTTATCAAGCGGACGCAACTGGTGCAAGCCATGCGCAACTACCTGAACGACAAAGGCTACTTGGAAGTAGAAACTCCCATCTTGCAGCCGTTGTACGGCGGGGCCGCTGCCCGCCCCTTCAAGACGCACCACAACACGCTGGACATGACGCTGTACCTGCGCATTGCCAACGAGCTGTATCTCAAGCGGTTAATTGTGGGCGGTTTCGACGGCGTGTATGAGTTCTCGAAGGACTTCCGCAACGAAGGCATGTCACGCTTCCACAACCCCGAGTTCACCCAGATGGAGCTCTACGTAGCCTACAAAGACTACTATTGGATGATGGACCTCGTGGAGGAAATGGTCGAGCGCGTGGCGATGGAGCTACACGGGAAAACGGAAGTACAAGTCGGTGAGAACCTGATCAACTTCAAGCGGCCGTGGCAACGTTTCACTATGTACGAAGCCATCCAGCACTTTTCAGGCGTCGACATTTCGGAAATGGACGAAGCGGGCTTACGCGAAACTGCCGCCAAGCTGCACGTGCCACTTGACCCCAGCATGGGCAAAGCCAAAATCATCGACGAGCTATTCGGCGAGCTGTGCGAGCCAAAGCTGATTCAGCCGACTTTCATCACCGATTACCCCGTCGAGATGTCGCCGCTGGCCAAAAAGCACCGCTCCAAGCCCGGCTTGGTAGAACGCTTCGAAGCGATCTGCAACGGCAAGGAAATCTGTAATGCGTTCTCAGAACTCAATGACCCCATCGACCAGCGCCAGCGCTTCGAAGACCAGTTGGAACTGGGCAAGCGCGGCGACACCGAAGCGATGGTGCTCGACGAAGATTTTCTGCGCGCCCTAGAATACGGCATGCCGCCCACCGCGGGCCTGGGCATAGGCATCGACCGCCTGAGCATGATCATGACCAACTCCAACTCGATTCAGGATGTGCTCTTCTTCCCGCAAATGAAGCCCGAGTACACCAAGTCGGAAAACGCGCCCAAAACGGAAGCGCCGAAGTAACCAACGGCATGGGCCTAAAAATCGAAAAGCCTCCCGCGCATGTCGCGGGAGGCTTTTCTTTTAAAAACTAACTTTTCAGCAGAAAGGAAAACGTGAAGAAACTTGCGATGGGCAAACACGATTTTGCTACCAGGTTAATTAAAACCAACCCCTGATAGAAGCTCTACCGCCGGCAATTTTACTTCGAATTACTTTCCGATCTTCTTCTAAGTCGGTTATGGCTTCTTTTACGGAGAGGGCTAAGCTATTGTTGCAAACTGAGCAATAATTTTATAACATATTTACAACTAATTGACTATCAATTATTTGCAATAACTCAGTTAGTCTGAGATGCAATGTATACAAGCCCAGAAAAACGAAAAGCCTCCTGCGGTAATCGCAAGAGGCTTTCCTACTAATCAACTGACTTACCCTTCCAATCGGGGTACTTAGAAGAAGCTTGCGATGGACTGATACGATTTTACAAGTAGGCTAGTAAACCAAAACCTACGAGAAGCTCTATCACTCGGCAATTTTACTTCTGAAACCTCACCGATTTTCTTTCAAGTCGGTTGTGAAGTGGTTTACGAAATTGGAAGACGAGGGTTGCAAATCCCCGAAAAACTTATGCTACAAACCTTGGCCGTAGCTGCTGGCGCCTGGGCGCCCGAGGCCTCCGTCGGGAGCGTCGTCGCCACCTACGTCGCTGAGGCTGGTGCCGCTAGGCGATTGGGTGGAGGCGATGCTGCGGTCGTCGGGGCTGGTGACGGGTTCGGCGCCGTGGTGCGAGCCCGTACCGGTATCGCCGGCCATGGACTGGAGTACTTCGTCGGCTGCCGATTGCCCGGCGGGCTGTTGGTCGCCGGTGGCGCTGCCTTTGAGGTCGTTTACGCGGGCGAGGCCGTCTTTGAGCAGCTTGCTGAGGTCGTCGCCCAGCTTAGCAGCCGACTTTTTGAGGCCGCTGCGGGTTTCGTCGCCGGTTTCGGGCGCCAGCAACAAGCCAGCAACGATGCCCGCTGTTGCGCCGGCGAGCAGGGAGAGAATTACTTTGCCACTGTTGTCTTTCATAGTAGGTAGGCGTGAAAAAGGATGGAAGCGTTGGAGGAAAGCCAACTTGCCGTGCTTGGCTGTTGGTGTACTAACGGCTTGGCCGGAAACTGGGTTGAAAAAAAAGCCTTTCTCAAAGTATGAGAAAGGCTTTTTATCAGTCATCTTTTGAAAAGGTCACACGACTTACAAGTCGTTCAGGATCTTAGTGATTTCCTTTTTGCCTTTGCCAAGCTTTTGTTGCAGACGGCCCAAAAGGTCGTCTTCTTGGCCTTCCACGTAGTTCAGATCGTCGTCGGTGAGCTGGGCATACTGCTGACGCAATTTGCCTTTGGCCTCGTCCCAGCTGCCTTTCAGCTTGAGGCCGCTGCCAGCACCCGTAATGCCCAGATCTTCAAGCTTTTCCATGTAGCCTTTGAATTGGGTATCGAGTTGCTCGCCGTATTTGGAAAGCTGCTCGCCGAGTTGGCCGCTATATTTGGTGGCTGCGTTTT
This window encodes:
- a CDS encoding 3-phosphoshikimate 1-carboxyvinyltransferase, whose product is MRRLLAEPNAEVVDAEDAGTVMRFLTAYLTVTDRRVLLTGTPRAQERPIGILVDALRQLGATIEYAANQGYPPLRLQGWQPDLTATEPVELSVRGDISSQYISALMMIGPTLPAGLRIRLTGKVGSRPYIRMTQSLMQHFGNNCRDLGAAIEVRPQPYHPADYTIESDWSAASYWYAMVALAPPGSEITLPGLRQQSWQGDQAIVGIMAQLGVATEFLTDGVRLTQCPSQPSVSQDFSDCPDLAQTVAVVAAAKGTVLEMTGLESLRIKETDRIAALQNELAKFGASLTEEGAERFYVRSSNFQVDGQTIETYHDHRMAMAFAPLALLGPLAVQAPGVVRKSYPQFWAELEKAGFEIG
- the aroB gene encoding 3-dehydroquinate synthase codes for the protein MLQFSDQSLVIGPEALPALATLLRQPAVSRVLVLADSNTARVCYPQLKPHLPIDHVLIEIPAGEEYKTIQTCDTVWTTLTEERADRFSVLVNLGGGVVTDLGGFCAALYKRGIRCAQVPTTLLAQVDASVGGKTGVDFLGFKNQLGVFQEPAGVFIEPQFLTTLDPRQLKAGYAEIVKHWLIADAEAFNTERHNGLFVDDWTSIIRESVTTKQRIVAADPLEGGLRKVLNFGHTVGHAIESYLLTQPGREVLHGEAVAAGMVCETWLSVKKGLLDEDALDKIETFLFSVFEKIQFILLETEAIAEYARQDKKNAGDVINCTLLERIGSAVYDQPVTLAEIIDSLRYYHRL
- a CDS encoding bifunctional 3-deoxy-7-phosphoheptulonate synthase/chorismate mutase type II, which produces METTAATDTFFTRKLAAKGQPLIFAGPCSAETEAQILTTAWALKDLGVDLFRSGIWKPRTRPGSFEGIGTVGLKWLQRVRTEVGIPVTVEVATPRHVEEALAHDVDVLWIGARTTVNPFAVQELADALAGTGVPVMVKNPVNPDVALWAGALERLERAGIRDLAAIHRGFSTFAPSRYRNAPTWQIAIELKTRFPHIPLICDPSHMGGKRDLILPIAQKALDLDYDGLIIETHPDPDHALSDAEQQVTPARLGEILGELKYRYRSSNNADYINKAEELRQKMDVADREIVEALARRMALVEELAEYKRENNVKILQLDRWNEIFTSRPEWAAKLHVNEKFVAELYKLIHLESIRKQTEVLNRPE
- a CDS encoding proline dehydrogenase family protein, encoding MPVTQAPPISFEDTAVAFASKPDFALRKMYALFAAMNNNTLVKAGGGLMKVALKWHLPGTKALIKSTIFNQFCGGETIKQCVPVVEELGRYNIGTILDYSVEGEGSDKSFDHTRDEILATIDLAHRSKHIPFSVFKVTGLADSGVLEKVQASQPLSAAEQASYDRSKARVDAICERAHRYGVRVFVDAEESWFQETIDNLAYDMMAKYNRESAIVFNTYQLYRHDRLEAIQRDCENAQRDGYYLGAKLVRGAYMEKEARRAVAQGYPTPINPTKEASDQLYNDALRYCVEHVGRISICAGTHNEASSLLLTQLMQQHGLRPGDQRIWFAQLYGMSDNLSYNLANAGYNTAKYVPYGPVEAVMPYLLRRADENTAIAGQSSREFLLIQKEISRRKSIR
- a CDS encoding carboxy terminal-processing peptidase — protein: MSSPRLKIGLYASLVLAVFVLASYKLYRRNDARAPQKDEVLIKAMLQGLTVAHYQPEKIDDTFSKRVYDLYLKRLDVNKKFLLQTDVAQLAKYQNDIDDEVKRGSHEFLDLSTQMVTQRTKDIQALYRDILSKPFDFTTEESFETEPDKMTFAADKAAQREDWRKFLKYQTMIRVSEMMDEQAKKKDKPLAATSVTPSAATTSEPIRTPAEMEVEARKRVLKYFDDQFNDLLQNDADDRLAVYANTIANTYDPHTEYFAPKDKDAFDLAMTGRFEGIGATLQEKDGQIKVNDIVPGSASYRQGELKAGDIILRVAQAAEEPVSVEGWRLDKAITLIRGKKGTEVRLTVRKADGSTKVIPIVRDVVVIEETYAQSATINEGGKKIGYIKLPGFYADFNENGGRSSAEDVKKELAKLQQENVQGVVLDLRFNGGGSLQDAVEMAGLFIDNGPVVQVKGSQGAASVLTDKDPRVQYSGPLVLLVNKYSASASEILAAAVQDYKRGVVMGTTTYGKGTVQRIFDLDDALPSEFNNLKPFGSLKLTTQKFYRINGGSTQFKGVVPDIMVPDAYAFLDQGEKESDYPLKWDEISPARYKTWNDAPQIAKLNDSSKKRVATNPSFRLMSEMVQRMVKRKNDTMVSLKLAAYRAEQQKAKVESDKYEEVQKAAQALAIAPLAVDLKAKGSDSVQVNRASRFVKPLKKDIILHEAVSVIKDEI